The Caballeronia sp. TF1N1 DNA window CCCGCGAGCGCGGTATTGGCGGTATGCAATGCGACGCTGTTGAGCAGCACGCCCGTCACGCGTGCGCCGGTTTGATTGAGGCGCTTGATCGATTCCTTGATTTCACCGACGCGCGTCTGCCCGTAAGACGAAACCAGAAAGATGCTGCCTGCGGCCGGCGCAATGGCGCCTGCATCGGATACGGCGAGCACGGCCGGCGCGTCGACCAGCACGATGTCGTAGGCCTTCGATGCCTCGTCGATCACTTCGCGATACTTCGCTCGCAGAAGCAGTTCGGCCGGCGTCGACGGATAAGGACCGCCTTGCAGCACATCGAGGTTCGGAAACACCTGGCGATTCACGGTGGCCTCAAGCGTGCGGTTGCCCGCCAGCATGTCGGCGAGACCCGGTCCCGGATCGAGCCCGAACTGCTTGTGCAGATAACCCTTGCGCAAGTCGGCGTCGATCAGGAGCACGCGCGTGCCGCCCGAAGCCAGCACGGTGGCGAGGTTCGCCGAAAGGAACGACTTGCCCACGCCCGGCAGCGGCCCGGCGATCATCACGACGTTGTTGCGCGCGCCGACCAGCGTGAATTGCAACGCGGAGCGCAGGATGCGCAGCGCCTCCACGGTCGGATCCTTCGGGAACTGCGCGGCGAGCACGGCCTGACGCGGCGCGGAACCACCGATGGCGGTCGTCAGCGCAGCTTGCCGCGCGCTCTTCGGAATGGTTGCGAATACGGAAAGGCCCGTCTCGATCTCGATCTCCTGCGTGTCCGTGACGCCACGGAAGACGCGATCCAGAAGCATCGCGAGTCCGATGCCGAAGAAGAGACCGAGCACGAGCGCGATGGCGAGCGCCAGTAGCTTGACTGGCTTGACCGGTTGTTCAGGCACGTCGGCGATATCGATCAGTTGCACCGATGCCGCCTTGCCCGCCTTGATGAGCATCATCTCTTCGATGTTGTTGCGCAGCGCCGTATAGAGATCGGTATTCACGCGCACGTTACGCAAGAGGCGCAGTGCGCCTTGCTCGGCCATCGGCATCGAGCGGGTGCGGTCGTTGAGTTTTTCGAGGAATTGCTGAGTCGCGGCGATCTGCCGGTCCACCGCGACTACACGCGGATGCGAAGGCGAGAAGGTCGTGGCGAGATCGTCGCGGGTATGGCGCAAGGCCAGCAGTTGCCCGTTGGCGTCGGCTGTCTGCTTGAGCAGCAGACGGTTGGCTTCGTCCGAATCGAGCAGCGAGTTGGCGTCGCGGTACGTGTTGTACGCGTTCTCCGCTTCTTCCATCTGTTGCTTGAGCACGGGCAACTGGCGCTGCAGATAAGTGAGCGAGTTCTCCGCGATCACCGCCTTGCGGTCGCCGTTGAGACGCACATACTGCCGCCCGATCTCGTTGATGGTCGCGGCCACTTGCACGGGATCGGCGCTTTCCAGCGTCGCCTTCAGCACGCTCGACTTGTTGCCTTGTTCGCTGATCTTGAGCTGGTTTTGAATCGCGTCGATGGTCAATTGACGCGAGTAATGATTGACGTTGAAGCCGGCGCCAGGATTGCCCTTGAGCGAAGAGACGAAAAGCCTGACCGGCCCCTTGGCGGTTTGCGCTTCCAGAATCTCGCCCACCCTGCCCGTCACGGGCGCGCCGAGCGCCGGGTGGCCGAGCGTGTATTCGCCGTCGCTGCCGGCCGTGAGCAAAAAGTTCTGGCCTTCGAGCGAGCGCGGCACGTCGAAGTCCGTGACGCTGATGGATTCGTCGCCCCAGGTGTAATGGCCGAAGCCGAAGAGGCCCGGCTCGGATAGCGAGCCGTCGTGATGAACCAGACGGCTGCCGATGAAGGGCAGGCGCAACGGCCGCGCGCTGATATAGAGCTTGAGTGCGTCGACGGCGCGCGAGACGACGAGCTTCGAACCCAGCACCTGAATTTCGCCTTCAGCGGAAGAGCGGTCATCGAGTGTCGGCAACATATTGCTTAAAGGGTCGCCAGCGCGTGAATTGGAAACGTCCTTGTTGTCATCCACCTTGATGAGAATGGCGGATTGGAAAATCGGTGGACTTAGATAGGCATACGCGGCGCCAATCAATAGCGCGAGACAAACCACCGTGCTAATAAGAATGCGGTGGTTAATAATCGTATCAATCAGCGCAGCGAAAGGGATTTCGTCATCGGATTCAACGCCGGCTTCTTCAGACGATTTATCACTCGCAATCATGTGAGCAGATCCCGAATCTTATGGTTAATTCAAACGAGGCTTGAAGACGACATGCTGGTAACGGCCTGCCGAGCCGTCTCGCGAAGGTGCCGCCGATCGATATGGACCGTGAGAGAGGCGAGGATTGTGCGTGTCGCAACCGTATCAGCGGGTAGGTTGCTGGTATGCGCGGAAGCCCACATATCCAATCGTGGTGCATGCCAGCCTTCAAAAATTCATGCGGATTCCTGAAGGCGATTATCTGGCTTGGTGTTTCCCGGTGAATGGCTTGTGACAAGCCGGAGAAAATCAGTATTGGGATTTACACGTACAAGCCTGATTGCGTGATTATCTTCAGGCGAATTTATAAGGCTTTGATAAGCGTAATGACTTGTTCAGATTTAATACGCTATACAAACCCGCGCCAATTTGTTTTTGATTAGGGAAAACCAGTGTCGGGAATAGCGGACTGAAAGTCGATGCGCTTGGGCATCGACCTGGTTCCAGTCGATGCCCAAGGAGCACGATTACTTACCCCCGGCCCCCACCGCCACTTCTTCATCGCGTTCCCATCCGCCGCCAAGCGCAAGAAACAGCGTGACCTGATCCTGCGCAACCTGCGCTTCGGCCGCTGCCACTTGCGCGGCGACGCTCGTCAAGGTGCGCGTGGCGTCGAGATCCGAGAGAAAGGATTCGCGTCCCGCCGAATACAGCCGATGCGTTTCATCGGCCGATTCGACCGCCGACTTGTACGCGGTGCGCAACGCGTCGGCGCGCGTGGTGTCGGACGCGTAGTTCGCAAGCGCGCTTTGCGTTTCGCGCAGCGCGTTGAGCACGACGCCGTCGAAATGCG harbors:
- a CDS encoding polysaccharide biosynthesis tyrosine autokinase; this encodes MIASDKSSEEAGVESDDEIPFAALIDTIINHRILISTVVCLALLIGAAYAYLSPPIFQSAILIKVDDNKDVSNSRAGDPLSNMLPTLDDRSSAEGEIQVLGSKLVVSRAVDALKLYISARPLRLPFIGSRLVHHDGSLSEPGLFGFGHYTWGDESISVTDFDVPRSLEGQNFLLTAGSDGEYTLGHPALGAPVTGRVGEILEAQTAKGPVRLFVSSLKGNPGAGFNVNHYSRQLTIDAIQNQLKISEQGNKSSVLKATLESADPVQVAATINEIGRQYVRLNGDRKAVIAENSLTYLQRQLPVLKQQMEEAENAYNTYRDANSLLDSDEANRLLLKQTADANGQLLALRHTRDDLATTFSPSHPRVVAVDRQIAATQQFLEKLNDRTRSMPMAEQGALRLLRNVRVNTDLYTALRNNIEEMMLIKAGKAASVQLIDIADVPEQPVKPVKLLALAIALVLGLFFGIGLAMLLDRVFRGVTDTQEIEIETGLSVFATIPKSARQAALTTAIGGSAPRQAVLAAQFPKDPTVEALRILRSALQFTLVGARNNVVMIAGPLPGVGKSFLSANLATVLASGGTRVLLIDADLRKGYLHKQFGLDPGPGLADMLAGNRTLEATVNRQVFPNLDVLQGGPYPSTPAELLLRAKYREVIDEASKAYDIVLVDAPAVLAVSDAGAIAPAAGSIFLVSSYGQTRVGEIKESIKRLNQTGARVTGVLLNSVALHTANTALAGRYGSSAYVAHNYESAPD